From one Brachypodium distachyon strain Bd21 chromosome 4, Brachypodium_distachyon_v3.0, whole genome shotgun sequence genomic stretch:
- the LOC100830680 gene encoding uncharacterized protein LOC100830680, giving the protein MQPPKKPARVDTAEIKSQLVKKLGPQRAELYIHSLNKFLGFQLDKSEFDKICVAALGKENIKLHNSLVRSILSNAFMGLGPPPSRQTPTGNSQTSAVTNGPLGNGVPLPRRVRPLGNRDRRCTDKPSPLGKSPLGNPGAAEFVSVEDGEEVDQDRGSPLCVQSQSPIRAPLGVATVQQPQFSALRPSDVCYINGELPDTECLSKILQDKLDAEGLSMPIECANLLNSGLNAYIRQLLKSCLDVAKARGNTMRAHQANGNASSSSAALNGGLNNGSVSDSGRVYQASLVDLSTAVQSNPKLLGCDSVKQKDKIASHLAG; this is encoded by the coding sequence ATGCAGCCTCCCAAGAAGCCCGCCCGCGTGGACACGGCGGAGATCAAGTCGCAGCTTGTCAAGAAGCTTGGGCCCCAGCGTGCCGAGCTCTACATCCACAGCCTCAACAAGTTCCTGGGCTTTCAGCTTGACAAGAGTGAGTTTGACAAGATCTGTGTTGCTGCCTTGGGGAAAGAGAACATCAAGCTCCACAATTCCCTCGTCCGCTCAATTCTCAGCAATGCTTTTATGGGGCTCGGGCCACCGCCCAGCAGGCAGACGCCTACCGGGAATTCCCAGACTAGCGCCGTGACCAACGGGCCGTTGGGCAATGGCGTGCCGCTGCCGAGGAGAGTGCGGCCGTTGGGTAACCGGGACAGGAGGTGTACTGATAAGCCAAGCCCACTAGGAAAGTCCCCTCTTGGTAATCCAGGGGCTGCGGAGTTTGTGTCGGTggaggacggcgaggaggtTGACCAAGACAGGGGCAGCCCACTGTGTGTGCAAAGTCAGAGCCCTATTAGGGCTCCTCTGGGAGTCGCAACGGTTCAGCAACCCCAGTTTTCTGCTCTCCGTCCTTCAGATGTTTGCTACATTAATGGTGAATTACCGGATACTGAGTGCTTGTCGAAGATACTTCAGGATAAGCTGGATGCCGAAGGCCTTAGCATGCCCATAGAGTGCGCTAATCTGCTAAACTCTGGGCTGAATGCATACATAAGGCAGCTGCTGAAGTCTTGTTTGGATGTTGCGAAAGCAAGAGGAAACACAATGAGGGCGCACCAGGCTAATGGGAatgcttcttcctcttctgctgCTTTAAATGGTGGGCTGAATAATGGCTCCGTCTCAGACTCAGGCCGTGTGTACCAAGCTTCACTGGTAGATCTCTCCACAGCTGTACAGTCGAATCCCAAGTTACTGGGGTGTGACTCTGTGAAGCAAAAAGATAAGATTGCTTCTCACCTTGCCGGCTAA